The Kitasatospora paranensis genome has a window encoding:
- a CDS encoding O-methyltransferase, with product MSQQQWTAVDEYFTGSLIGDDPVLAAAQQAADEAGLPQIAVSAPQGKLLQLLAQTVGARRILEVGTLAGYSAIWMARALPADGTLVTLEIDPVHADVARANLKHAGLAEVAEVRLGAGADSLRRLAEEGAEPFDLVFVDADKPSNPVYFSWALQLTRPGSLIVVDNVVRGGRVADADSTDPAVLGVRRLHDAIAAEPRVSATSIQTVGTKGYDGFTLVRVES from the coding sequence GTGAGCCAGCAGCAGTGGACGGCGGTCGACGAGTACTTCACCGGCAGTCTGATCGGCGATGACCCCGTACTGGCGGCCGCCCAGCAGGCCGCCGACGAGGCCGGGCTGCCGCAGATCGCCGTGTCGGCCCCGCAGGGCAAGCTGCTCCAGCTGCTCGCGCAGACCGTCGGCGCCCGCCGGATCCTGGAGGTCGGCACCCTCGCCGGCTACAGCGCGATCTGGATGGCCCGGGCCCTGCCCGCCGACGGCACCCTGGTCACCCTGGAGATCGACCCGGTGCACGCCGACGTCGCCCGGGCCAACCTCAAGCACGCCGGCCTCGCCGAGGTCGCCGAGGTGCGCCTGGGTGCCGGCGCCGACAGCCTCCGCCGGCTCGCCGAGGAGGGCGCCGAGCCGTTCGACCTGGTCTTCGTCGATGCGGACAAGCCGAGCAACCCGGTGTACTTCTCGTGGGCCCTGCAGCTGACCCGGCCCGGCTCGCTGATCGTCGTCGACAACGTCGTCCGCGGCGGCCGGGTCGCCGACGCCGACTCCACCGACCCGGCCGTGCTGGGCGTCCGCCGCCTGCACGACGCGATCGCTGCGGAGCCGCGGGTCTCGGCGACATCGATCCAGACCGTCGGCACCAAGGGCTACGACGGTTTCACCCTCGTCCGGGTCGAGAGCTGA